The following proteins are co-located in the Candidatus Deferrimicrobium sp. genome:
- a CDS encoding DUF2933 domain-containing protein, whose amino-acid sequence MDQDSALKTSDRTGGHRSFRLPFGIALVAFLGIAVFFLWSEHKAHILGALPWLLLLACPFLHFFMHRGHGGHHGDDGHGASPTSHDSTGQGGAR is encoded by the coding sequence ATGGATCAGGATTCCGCGTTGAAAACCTCCGATCGAACCGGAGGTCACAGATCTTTTCGTCTTCCCTTCGGGATCGCCTTGGTCGCGTTTCTTGGCATCGCGGTGTTCTTTCTCTGGAGCGAGCACAAGGCGCACATCTTGGGCGCGCTGCCTTGGCTGCTGCTCCTGGCGTGCCCGTTTCTCCACTTCTTCATGCACCGCGGACACGGGGGTCACCACGGTGATGACGGCCACGGCGCCAGCCCGACGAGTCACGACTCGACCGGGCAAGGAGGTGCGAGATGA